One window from the genome of Streptomyces sp. NBC_00708 encodes:
- a CDS encoding ABC transporter permease, translating into MPDVTKTAPAPEDAKAPLADPSATVKAEKARSLWGDAWRDLRSNWYFIISSVLIVILIVMAIFPGLFTSASPTSADLVHHYLGKPELSKIGSEGWLGYDGQGHSVYARVIYGTRASITVGVCVTLLVTLFGGLIGMLAGYFGGWVDALLSGFFTNVFLGIPFLLGAMVVLQAFTERTVWVVVFALAFLGWTQIARVMRGAVIVIKQSDYVQAARALGAGTSRILFRHILPNAMAPVIVVATISLGVYISAEATLSYLGLGLADPTISWGMDISGGSAQIRVAQHILLYPSIMLSITVLAFIMLGEAVRNALDPKSR; encoded by the coding sequence ATGCCTGACGTGACCAAGACCGCCCCCGCACCCGAGGACGCCAAGGCGCCCCTCGCGGACCCGTCGGCGACCGTGAAGGCGGAGAAGGCCCGCAGCCTGTGGGGCGACGCCTGGCGGGACCTGCGTTCCAACTGGTACTTCATCATCTCGTCGGTGCTGATCGTCATCCTGATCGTGATGGCGATCTTCCCCGGCCTGTTCACGAGCGCCTCGCCCACCTCCGCCGACCTGGTGCACCACTACCTGGGCAAGCCGGAGCTGAGCAAGATCGGCTCCGAGGGCTGGCTCGGCTACGACGGCCAGGGCCACAGCGTCTACGCGCGCGTCATCTACGGCACCCGCGCATCGATCACCGTCGGTGTCTGCGTGACCCTTCTGGTGACGCTGTTCGGCGGACTGATCGGCATGCTCGCCGGCTACTTCGGCGGCTGGGTCGACGCCCTGCTGTCGGGCTTCTTCACCAACGTCTTCCTCGGCATCCCCTTCCTGCTGGGTGCCATGGTCGTCCTCCAGGCGTTCACCGAGCGGACGGTCTGGGTGGTCGTCTTCGCCCTGGCGTTCCTCGGCTGGACCCAGATCGCGCGTGTCATGCGCGGTGCGGTGATCGTCATCAAGCAGTCGGACTACGTGCAGGCCGCCAGGGCGCTGGGCGCGGGAACCAGCCGGATCCTCTTCCGGCACATCCTGCCCAACGCCATGGCCCCGGTGATCGTGGTCGCCACCATCTCGCTCGGCGTCTACATCTCGGCCGAGGCGACGCTGTCCTACCTCGGTCTGGGTCTCGCCGACCCGACCATCTCGTGGGGTATGGACATCTCGGGTGGCTCCGCCCAGATCCGCGTCGCACAGCACATCCTGCTGTACCCGTCGATCATGCTCAGCATCACCGTTCTGGCGTTCATCATGCTCGGCGAAGCCGTCCGCAACGCCCTCGATCCGAAGTCGCGATAG
- a CDS encoding ABC transporter ATP-binding protein, whose amino-acid sequence MATINKTAEVPSARRGDDHVGPLLEVRDLHVEFHTRDGVAKAVNGVNYSVDAGETLAVLGESGSGKSVTAQAIMGILDMPPGKIPQGEILFRGQDMLKMSYEERRQIRGQKIAMIFQDALSSLNPVLTVGYQLGEMFRVHQGLSKKEARAKSIELMDQVKIPAAAARVADYPHQFSGGMRQRIMIAMALALEPDLIIADEPTTALDVTVQAQVMDLLAELQREYNMGLILITHDLGVVADVADKIAVMYAGRIVETAPVHEIYKRPAHPYTKGLLASIPRLDQKGQELFAIKGLPPNLLHVPSGCAFNPRCTMAQDICRSDIPALQPVTEQDGTELAGRRSACHFWKETIHG is encoded by the coding sequence GTGGCCACCATCAACAAGACCGCCGAAGTCCCGTCCGCACGCCGGGGTGACGACCACGTCGGTCCCCTGCTCGAAGTCCGTGACCTGCACGTGGAGTTCCACACCCGCGACGGTGTGGCCAAGGCGGTCAACGGGGTCAACTACAGCGTGGACGCCGGTGAGACCCTCGCGGTCCTCGGTGAGTCCGGCTCCGGCAAGTCCGTGACGGCGCAGGCCATCATGGGCATCCTCGACATGCCGCCCGGGAAGATCCCGCAGGGCGAGATCCTCTTCCGCGGCCAGGACATGCTCAAGATGTCCTACGAGGAGCGCCGGCAGATCCGCGGCCAGAAGATCGCCATGATCTTCCAGGACGCGCTGTCCTCGCTGAACCCGGTCCTCACCGTCGGCTACCAGCTCGGCGAGATGTTCCGGGTCCACCAGGGCCTGTCCAAGAAGGAAGCCCGCGCCAAGTCCATCGAGCTGATGGACCAGGTGAAGATCCCGGCCGCCGCGGCCCGGGTCGCGGACTACCCGCACCAGTTCTCCGGCGGTATGCGCCAGCGCATCATGATCGCGATGGCGCTCGCCCTGGAACCGGACCTGATCATCGCGGACGAGCCGACCACCGCGCTCGACGTGACCGTCCAGGCCCAGGTGATGGACCTGCTCGCGGAGCTCCAGCGCGAGTACAACATGGGCCTGATCCTGATCACCCACGACCTGGGTGTCGTCGCGGACGTCGCCGACAAGATCGCCGTGATGTACGCGGGCCGGATCGTCGAGACCGCCCCGGTGCACGAGATCTACAAGCGCCCCGCGCACCCGTACACCAAGGGTCTGCTGGCCTCGATCCCGCGCCTGGACCAGAAGGGCCAGGAGCTCTTCGCGATCAAGGGCCTGCCGCCCAACCTGCTGCACGTGCCGTCGGGCTGCGCCTTCAACCCGCGCTGCACCATGGCCCAGGACATCTGCCGTTCGGACATCCCGGCCCTCCAGCCGGTGACCGAGCAGGACGGCACCGAGCTGGCCGGCCGCCGCAGCGCCTGTCACTTCTGGAAGGAGACGATCCATGGCTGA
- a CDS encoding ABC transporter permease: MGRYVARRLLQMIPVFLGTTLLIFLMVYTLPGDPVRGLFGDKGVDPATLARLRHEKGLDLPILQQYWNYMTGIVLHFDFGDQIASGRPVTDVLGDAFPVTLRLAGMAFVIEIVIGIGLGTIAGLRAGKLTDNVVLIFTLLIISIPVFVLGFIIKTVFAFQLGWIDPNVSNDAKWGELLAPAIVLGSLSLAYVARLTRTTMAENLRSDYMRTAIAKGLPKRRIVGVHLMRNSLIPVITFLGTDLGALMGGAVVTEGLFNVKGVGGTIYESIQKREGTTLVGLVTILVLVYLLMSLIVDLLYAVLDPRIRYA; the protein is encoded by the coding sequence ATGGGGCGCTATGTCGCACGACGACTGCTCCAGATGATCCCGGTCTTCCTCGGGACAACTCTGCTGATCTTCCTGATGGTCTACACACTGCCCGGTGACCCCGTGCGTGGGCTCTTCGGGGACAAGGGTGTCGACCCGGCCACTCTGGCGAGACTTCGCCATGAGAAGGGCCTCGATCTGCCGATCCTGCAGCAGTACTGGAATTACATGACAGGCATCGTCCTGCATTTCGATTTCGGTGATCAGATAGCCAGCGGTCGTCCCGTCACGGACGTCCTCGGCGACGCGTTCCCCGTCACCCTCCGGCTGGCCGGCATGGCGTTCGTCATTGAGATCGTCATCGGCATCGGCCTCGGCACCATCGCCGGTCTGCGGGCCGGCAAGCTCACCGACAACGTGGTCCTGATCTTCACCCTGCTGATCATCTCGATCCCGGTCTTCGTCCTCGGCTTCATCATCAAGACGGTGTTCGCCTTCCAGCTCGGCTGGATCGACCCGAACGTCTCCAACGACGCCAAGTGGGGCGAACTGCTGGCGCCCGCCATCGTGCTGGGTTCGCTCTCACTCGCTTATGTCGCACGCCTCACACGTACGACGATGGCCGAAAATCTTCGGTCGGACTACATGCGTACCGCCATCGCCAAGGGACTTCCCAAGCGGCGCATCGTCGGTGTGCACCTGATGCGCAACTCGCTGATCCCCGTCATCACCTTCCTCGGCACCGACCTGGGCGCCCTGATGGGCGGCGCGGTCGTCACCGAGGGCCTGTTCAACGTCAAGGGCGTCGGCGGCACGATCTACGAATCGATCCAGAAGCGCGAAGGCACGACGCTCGTCGGCCTCGTGACCATCCTGGTGCTCGTCTATCTCCTCATGAGCCTCATCGTCGACCTGCTGTACGCGGTCCTGGACCCGAGGATCCGTTATGCCTGA
- a CDS encoding dipeptide ABC transporter ATP-binding protein — MADISKETVDATPNVSEVETVDAATEAEAVAAIDAPVSQGEPILQVRNLVKHFPLTQGILFKKQVGAVKAVDGISFDLYAGETLGIVGESGCGKSTVAKLLMTLERATAGEVFYKGQDITKLSGRALKAVRRNIQMVFQDPYTSLNPRMTVGDIIGETYEIHPEVAPKGDRRRKVQELLDVVGLNPEYINRYPHQFSGGQRQRIGIARGLALNPEIIICDEPVSALDVSVQAQVVNLMEKLQDEFNLSYLFIAHDLSIVRHISDRVGVMYLGKMAEIGTDVQIYDHPTHPYTQALLSAVPVPDPEAREGRERIILTGDVPSPANPPSGCRFRTRCWKAEDKCSTEVPLLAVPERFKASKTPAAHESACHFAEEKDVVHAA, encoded by the coding sequence ATGGCTGACATCTCGAAGGAGACCGTGGACGCCACCCCCAACGTCTCCGAGGTGGAGACCGTCGACGCGGCGACCGAGGCGGAGGCCGTAGCCGCCATCGACGCGCCCGTGTCGCAGGGGGAGCCGATCCTCCAGGTGCGCAACCTCGTCAAGCACTTCCCGCTGACGCAGGGCATCCTGTTCAAGAAGCAGGTCGGCGCGGTCAAGGCCGTGGACGGCATCTCGTTCGACCTGTACGCGGGCGAGACGCTGGGCATCGTGGGCGAGTCCGGCTGTGGCAAGTCCACCGTCGCCAAGCTCCTGATGACGCTGGAGCGGGCCACCGCCGGCGAGGTCTTCTACAAGGGCCAGGACATCACCAAGCTGTCCGGCCGCGCGCTGAAGGCCGTGCGCCGCAACATCCAGATGGTGTTCCAGGACCCGTACACCTCGCTCAACCCCCGTATGACGGTGGGCGACATCATCGGCGAGACGTACGAGATCCACCCCGAGGTGGCCCCCAAGGGCGACCGGCGGCGCAAGGTCCAGGAGCTCCTGGACGTCGTCGGCCTCAACCCGGAGTACATCAACCGGTACCCGCACCAGTTCTCCGGCGGTCAGCGCCAGCGCATCGGCATCGCCCGCGGCCTCGCGCTCAATCCGGAGATCATCATCTGCGACGAGCCGGTCTCCGCGCTCGACGTGTCGGTGCAGGCGCAGGTCGTCAACCTGATGGAGAAGCTCCAGGACGAGTTCAACCTCTCCTACCTCTTCATCGCGCACGACCTCTCGATCGTCCGGCACATCTCCGACCGGGTCGGCGTCATGTACCTCGGCAAGATGGCCGAGATCGGTACGGACGTGCAGATCTACGACCACCCGACGCACCCCTACACCCAGGCGCTGCTGTCGGCCGTCCCGGTCCCGGACCCGGAGGCCCGCGAGGGCCGCGAGCGGATCATCCTCACCGGCGACGTCCCGTCCCCGGCCAACCCGCCGTCGGGCTGCCGCTTCCGCACCCGCTGCTGGAAGGCCGAGGACAAGTGCTCCACCGAGGTGCCGCTCCTCGCGGTCCCCGAGCGCTTCAAGGCCTCGAAGACGCCGGCCGCCCACGAGTCGGCCTGCCACTTCGCGGAGGAGAAGGACGTGGTGCACGCGGCCTGA
- a CDS encoding ABC transporter substrate-binding protein — MRGATHVKWAACAAAVALAATACGGGDSGGGGGGADGIVSSSWGDPQNPLEPANTNEVQGGKVLDMIFRGLKKYDPKTGEATNMLAEKIETKDNQNFTVTVKDGWTFSNGEKITATSFVNAWNYGALLKNNQKNAYFFGYIDGYDKVHPESGKASATKLSGLKVVDEKTFTVKLSQKFSLWPDTLGYPAFAPLPKTFFTDHAAWVSKPIGNGPYTIDKYTKGSSMSLRKWDDYPGDDKAQNGGIDLKVYTDNNTAYTDLTAGNLDLVDDVPASQLKNVKADLGDRYINTPAGIIQTLAFPFYDKNWNTPGAIKVRQGLSMAINRPQITDRIFQKTRTPASDWTSPVLGEDGGFKKGLCGKECTYNAAEAKKMIEDGGGIPGGQLKISYNADTGSHKEWVDAVCNSINKVMGNNKACVGAPVGTFADFRSQVSQQKLHGAWRAGWQMDYPLIQNFLQPVYYTNASSNDGKWNNKQFDDLVDKANAESDKAKAVSTFQDAEKVMVQQMPVIPLWYQNGSAGYSENVTNVSLNQFSVPVYEQIKVK, encoded by the coding sequence ATGCGCGGAGCCACACACGTCAAGTGGGCCGCATGTGCGGCAGCCGTCGCCCTGGCGGCGACGGCTTGCGGCGGGGGCGACAGTGGCGGCGGCGGAGGTGGCGCCGACGGGATCGTCAGCTCGTCCTGGGGTGACCCGCAGAACCCGCTGGAGCCCGCCAACACCAACGAGGTGCAGGGCGGCAAGGTGCTCGACATGATCTTCCGGGGTCTGAAGAAGTACGACCCGAAGACCGGCGAGGCCACCAACATGCTCGCCGAGAAGATCGAGACCAAGGACAACCAGAACTTCACCGTCACCGTGAAGGACGGCTGGACCTTCAGCAACGGCGAGAAGATCACCGCCACGTCCTTCGTGAACGCCTGGAACTACGGCGCGCTGCTGAAGAACAACCAGAAGAACGCCTACTTCTTCGGCTACATCGACGGCTACGACAAGGTCCACCCCGAGTCCGGGAAGGCCAGTGCCACCAAGCTCTCCGGCCTGAAGGTCGTCGACGAGAAGACGTTCACCGTCAAGCTGTCGCAGAAGTTCTCGCTGTGGCCCGACACCCTCGGCTACCCGGCCTTCGCGCCGCTCCCCAAGACCTTCTTCACCGACCACGCCGCCTGGGTCTCCAAGCCCATCGGCAACGGCCCGTACACCATCGACAAGTACACCAAGGGCTCCTCGATGAGCCTGCGCAAGTGGGACGACTACCCCGGGGACGACAAGGCGCAGAACGGCGGCATCGACCTCAAGGTCTACACCGACAACAACACCGCCTACACCGATCTGACGGCCGGCAACCTCGACCTCGTCGACGACGTGCCCGCCTCCCAGCTCAAGAACGTCAAGGCGGACCTCGGCGACCGCTACATCAACACCCCGGCCGGCATCATCCAGACCCTCGCCTTCCCGTTCTACGACAAGAACTGGAACACCCCCGGCGCGATCAAGGTCCGCCAGGGCCTGTCGATGGCCATCAACCGGCCGCAGATCACCGACCGGATCTTCCAGAAGACCCGCACCCCCGCGTCCGACTGGACCTCCCCGGTCCTCGGCGAGGACGGCGGCTTCAAGAAGGGCCTGTGCGGCAAGGAGTGCACGTACAACGCCGCCGAGGCCAAGAAGATGATCGAGGACGGCGGCGGCATCCCCGGCGGCCAGCTCAAGATCTCGTACAACGCGGACACCGGCTCGCACAAGGAGTGGGTCGACGCCGTCTGCAACAGCATCAACAAGGTCATGGGCAACAACAAGGCGTGCGTGGGCGCCCCCGTCGGCACCTTCGCCGACTTCCGCAGCCAGGTCTCCCAGCAGAAGCTGCACGGCGCCTGGCGCGCGGGCTGGCAGATGGACTACCCGCTCATCCAGAACTTCCTGCAGCCCGTGTACTACACCAACGCCTCGTCCAACGACGGCAAGTGGAACAACAAGCAGTTCGACGACCTCGTCGACAAGGCCAACGCCGAGTCCGACAAGGCCAAGGCCGTCTCCACCTTCCAGGACGCCGAGAAGGTGATGGTCCAGCA